The DNA segment ATTTATGACACCTCCTGTGTTATACATTCACCAAAAATTAAACTGGCGCATGCATAACCATTCAACAGTTTTTCGATAGACATTATtgaaattcattataaaatagATTATACATGTTAGGAACATCAGAAACTGTTTCCTACGTTTCCTATgtatacacaatatatatatatatgtacaatgtCGTGTCTGTCTAAACACATTACcataaaagttatatatttgGCGGTAAACGTCAGACAgacaaaaatattcttaaatgatttttacatactttttttcagaaagagttaaataaaatactttaaattttaaagctGTTTTACGAATAATATCATGCACCTATCACAACCCAAAtgatataagtaaattattCCAGATATTGTTGGTATGGAAATTGAAATTAttatcaaacaattttgttatatttcccATGCTGTTTTCATCATTTTCACAAAATCTTCATCTGTATCTATATTTGCTCCTACTCCACTGTAGTAGTTGGTAAATTCTTCTTTTGTCACCTAAGAAACATAAAGGTGAGGTCAAACTATGCAATATAAAGTATAATACTAGACTTATCAAAACACTTCTATAGATAGCTCATGTTTGCTATATATTATCAATTAACTGACATGTGTATTCAACTTATATCAAGATATCTCTTTGCGAAATTGTTCTTCTACTATAAGAAATATGAGACTGCAGAAACTTATTTTTATCTCTCTAAATTTGTACCCAGTTTTTCGTAAAAGGTTAAGATTATTTTACCGCCTTTCTAATGACAGAAACACTTGCAGAAACGAAATAAAGTTAGTAATAGCACCAGTTTTATTTAGCTAAATGCGTTATTAAATACATTATTATACTTGTGTGTATATGCACGTTGATAAGAGGtgccaatagttatcaaaagtaccaggattataattttatacgtcagacgcgcgtttcgtctacataagactcatcagtgacgctcagaccaaacatgttattatattttatggAGTCATGAGAAAAAAAAGTGACACAATAAGTATCAAACGAaacattaaataaattgaatatggtggggttcgtgttgcttaatctttagttttctatactttgtcttgtgtacaattgtttatatgtttgtcttttaatattttagccatggcgtggtcagtttaatttcgatttatgagtttgattgtccctctggtattttttgcctctcttttataCTTGTgatacataaacaaaaataaaaatatttttttataccgtTCCGTCTTTAACTCCCTGGTCAAACACATCAAGAAATGTTCTGAGAATTTGATCCTCTGTCATTTCTCCATTTAAATATTTAGGGTGACGTTTAACACTATAAACACCCCTCAGATCTTCAACAGTAATTACTCCGTCTCCAGTTTTGTCAAATTTGGCAAATGCTTCATTGATGATCGAAATCCTCGTCTGCGACATAGGAGGCTGGTGGGttaaaattaacattgaaacaaaaatcattataccaacaaaaaattaaatcaaatcaaattctAATATCTGATTTTTCAGATTTGTAAACAGTGagggttttttttgtggttttttttaaagagcaCACTAATTCATTAAGTTAATCTTCAACTTCATGATTTTTcgtcaaattagaaaaaaagcaGGCTTCGCAGCATACAGTTGCATTGATATACTACGGTAGACGTCTAAGAGTATTTCTGACATTCCAACACTGTAACATGAATCTTCATAGATTCGTTGTCGTCTACAAGTATAGTACCCAGTATGAATAGAGTTTAACTTATATTAAATTATGTCCCCAACATCTTCCTCATGCTTCCTGCTCAAAACAGATTCTAGATGGTTAGGGAGTGGTGAGTATGAAATTACGCTGTACATAATTTGCTTGGGCATGAATTATAAGTCATAGTAGTGATATGGTTAACTTTATAAAGGTTAAAAATAATCTAAAGCTGTCTGAttggatatttattttgtgttgctGGAATTTTTGATTGTGTTAAGcctttcaatttatattttatagtgtgtctttctatgttgtgatgttatactattgtttcagaaaagaaagaaggtttggtaccattaaaacgtttaatggTTGTCGTCTGTTGATGTAGTTCATaagtttttctcgtttctcagttttatatagattagacgttggttttcccatttgaattgtctttacactagtcattttgggggcctttatagcttgctgttcggtgtgggCCAAGGCTTCatttgaagaccatactttgacaaATTGTAACTTGTATGGACAATTGTCTCAATgcaactcataccacatttacTTATATCTGTatacatatgaaaaatatgCACAAGCTATCAACCAACCTAAAACACATAAGATATTGATATAAGGTGTACGAATTGGTAAGAAATAACGGATTCAAAAATTTAGCATAAATAGAAATGCTACAATTGTACAATTGACGTTTAAGAATTGTGTTCTTCCTTTATGGTAATTACCCTAAGTGCTTGTAGAAATTCCTCAAATAGAATTCCATTCTCTCCATCTTTGTCAATGTATTTAAACAACTCTTCTACGGAACTTTCAGGTAGGCTTAGACCAAAGGCCTTTAGGCCATCACTGAATTCCTTGAGACTTAGCCATTCACTATGATCAACGTCCATATGTCGAAATATTCTAGAaattaatcaatataaattaaagacaaaatagTGAATAGTATCCTTATCCTTAACTTAAGTCAAATCTTACATCAACTTGACTGCAAGTTTTCAGTTTTTCGACGACTAAAATATGCCTCATGATTTGTATGCATCAACTGTATGAAACAAAGGTTAACAGAGCATTTCtgcttttgtatttgtttttcatttcttgCCACTCAAGATAATCTGATAGGTTTTAATATTTGACAACTAAACGatatatattatgattttacatatttttcttatgttgtaatgttacaaCATTATCCAACCAGCACTAGGTATGTTCGTGTCCTAAATCAGacgcctgtaattcagtggttttcatTTGTTAAAGTATGTCATATTTTCGTTGATTCTTTTTTCAACTTGTTCTTGTGATGCGTTGCTGTACCACTGTGCCATGTTAGGGAAGGGTTGTGTGTCCCTTACTCCCGTATTATTGCGTACGTTaggaataaactcatcaaagataccaagattaacattttgtatcgtcaaaataaagtttaaaaggccaataGAAATCTGGGTATATGTGTTCAGGGAAACATCAGATTAATGTCAATTTTAACCTAAAATTGCCGTATCctattatgaatatatttacattataattTGCAAAGTTGCTTTATGTGTGtctgtctttttatttattgtatcatacaatatcattctttttttaccAAAACGGACAATTAAATACTTAAGTGTCTTCGGGAATACAACTGTCTCCTTGCTATAAACTGTGTTAAATTTCGTCTATAGTTTTGTGACCAAATCAGCCATTTTTGAACAAAACTATGGATGATATGCATTTTATCCTCTGGTGCTATAGAGCACCCTTTTTCGAGATATAGatatctataggtcacattttacatgaatatcaattatatggtcatttttataaattttctgttcacaaaaccttgaatttttcgaaaaactaaggattttcttaccccaggagtagataaccttagccgtatttggcacaacttcttgtaattttgggtcctcaatgctcttcaactttgtatttatttggctttttaactattttgatctgagcgtcactgatgagtcttatgtagacgaaacgcgcgtctggcgtataaaattaaaatcctggtacttttgataactatttacaccactgggtcgatgccactgctggtggacgtttcgtccccgagggtatcaccagcccagtagtcagcacttgggtgttgacatgaatatcaattatatggtcatttttataaattttctgttcacaaaaccttgaatttttcgaaaaactaaggactttcttaccccaggagtagataaccttagacgtatttggcacaactttttgtaattttgggtcctcaatgctcttcaactttgaatttatttggctttttaactattttgatctgagcgtcactgatgagtcttatgtagacgaaacgcgcgtctggcgtataaaattaaaatcctggtacttttgataactatttacaccactgggtcgatgccactgctggtggacgtttcgtccccgagggtatcaccagcccagtagtcagcacttgggtgttgacatgaatatcaattatatggtcattttaataaattttctgttcacaaaaccttgaatttttcgaaaaactaaggattttcttaccccaagagtagataaccttagccgtatttggcacaactttttgtaattttgggtccttaatgctcttcaactttgtatttatttgagctttcaactattttgatctgagcgtcactgatgagtcttatgtagacgaaacgcgcgtctggcgtataaaattaaaatcctggtactttCGATAACTATTTACTTACACTAAATGACTATGACCAAAAGATACACTTAACATTTCTTTccaaacattgaaatttaaagtgAAGTTTTGATTATAAGCGttgcaaccactgggtcgatactactgctggtggagtttttattccaagagggtatcacaagcccagtagccAAGACATGAATTTCTATTGATAAggacataattataaattacttGATTCCaaactttatttgttttgaaatattaaggctTTTTCTACCTCAGCATTACATTACCAACGGAAgtattgtttgtataaacattacTTATATTacatagaaaattcaaaacggaaagtcactaatcaaatggcaaaatcaaaagataaaacgcATCACACGACTAACAACCGTCATATTGCTGACTTGGTACAAAAACCTGTATTAATTGTTCATAACTGATTTCTAACAAACAGCTGTTTACTGGTATAAATTAACTTACGAAAATACTTAGGTGATTTAAGGTAAAATTAAGTAaatcaagaattcaaaattgatactttaacCTGATGAAGTATAAGTAAAggatcaaaataagctaaaaatattgataggtcatggagcttctttttgagattttttatttagaaaatatgaCGGGATTAGGCTGCCTCGGActtttatatttgcattggtattatttgggttTGAAATCAAAGGAACAAAATCAAGTATCtgcttaaattttgtcaaatgaccttttatgagcCATTAAGTCTtatgttaaaagataaataggtgttatggggcaaaatattttaccttgtattgtatggaaaatCACCATTTGACActtattccaaaacctcacctaaatACATCCTTAAATCTAAGTTTGTCTAAGTTACCTCATCCTTGTGCTTTGGCGAATAATTTTCTAACAGAATAAAAGGTTGCATTTCCGGATTATTACTTATTTCTTCGAAATGAACCACTATGCATTACATTACGCTAAGTCACATGCATACTTTGTAAacattgacaaaataaaattgttaaatttgtcTGAAACACGAAAGTTTACGTATACTACTCTTCTCAGTTTCCATTATAGATATAACACCTTGACTTGCAATAGatgtatcaatttaaaattaaattcatattttgtaacgctagaaaaatatttaataattcaaTACTTAATTACTAGTAACCTGCTTAAGCCGTGAAAACCACTTGCTCCTCTTTCTAAACATTTCGCCCTTAAATCTGTGATATGGTCAGCCATTTGTATAAGATAAGGAGAAACGATGTACCAACGCAACAACTAAACAACCGAGTCCAAATAACGTTTATATAAGAAACTTTATGTCACCTTTTTCAATTCAGAGTATTTGAAGTCGGTCAATGAGGTTTTCCGCCTTCATATTTTTGATGTCCGTATAACAACTCTACCACACGGATATGTGACAACTTATACTAGATCCGTAACGCAAATATAGTATACCACAGAAACATGTATTGTTTGCTCATCTGAAGGTACTAATTTACTTATTTACTAAAATTAGATGTATTCAGACttcttttatacatgtaatttggCTCACGCTGTACAAAACGCTTGAAAGGTTACATTTCCTGAATACTGCTCAGTTCTCCTAAAGGAAACAAATGGCATTGCCTTAAATAGAATCGAATGTACATATGGATATAAAACTTAGACTTTTAGCAGATGCATCAATTTAAGATTACCctagaaaaatgtttaaaaactttgttTGCTGATACCGTTTTTACCACTGGCTCCTAGTTCTACAAATTTTGCCCTTATATCAGTAAATTGGATAGCCATTTGTATAAATTAAGGATATGTGGTTTggttaccaatgagacaacttcaaTCGTCCAATTAAGGTTGATTTGAGCAACTAAAGGTCACATTACAGCTTTGAACAAACAGCAAACTATGGATAAAATGTGATTAATATCGGTAAGCATTGGAGCTACCCACATTTCCaagaaacatacatatataGGTAAATATACGAATTACTTCCTTGAAAGAAATGcgtatttacaataaaaatagacAAGTTTGTTTCGATGAAATGCCTTTTATTTTCGAGAGTATTGTTGtgattatttgttaaaaataaaattactagGTTTACACAGttactttatttttgaattatctgatactttttttttgatttttgtgcatattacattcatattcatatttctATTCATTAGCGAAACCTTACTAACaaagtgattttaaaaaccCGGCTATTGGTACTTTGTTTGATACATTGGCAAGAAATACTATATGACGTACTCAGTAGAATGGCATAGAATtcaaaatatgcatatataaaacAGACTAGACTaaatcactggactagtatatatacttgtttaggggccagctgaagg comes from the Mytilus trossulus isolate FHL-02 chromosome 3, PNRI_Mtr1.1.1.hap1, whole genome shotgun sequence genome and includes:
- the LOC134709471 gene encoding calcyphosin-like protein isoform X2 yields the protein MADILINLRAKILERGPNGLKCISRIFRHMDVDHSEWLSLKEFSDGLKAFGLSLPESSVEELFKYIDKDGENGILFEEFLQALRPPMSQTRISIINEAFAKFDKTGDGVITVEDLRGVYSVKRHPKYLNGEMTEDQILRTFLDVFDQGVKDGTVTKEEFTNYYSGVGANIDTDEDFVKMMKTAWEI
- the LOC134709471 gene encoding calcyphosin-like protein isoform X1; the encoded protein is MADHITDLRAKCLERGASGFHGLSRIFRHMDVDHSEWLSLKEFSDGLKAFGLSLPESSVEELFKYIDKDGENGILFEEFLQALRPPMSQTRISIINEAFAKFDKTGDGVITVEDLRGVYSVKRHPKYLNGEMTEDQILRTFLDVFDQGVKDGTVTKEEFTNYYSGVGANIDTDEDFVKMMKTAWEI